Below is a window of Drosophila nasuta strain 15112-1781.00 chromosome X, ASM2355853v1, whole genome shotgun sequence DNA.
ACCAGAATCTTTAAACaccaaaatttgtttgtgttgctgatgttggcCCACTTGatcaaatttaaatggaaacacTAAGCGAGTGATGAAATTAGCGTATTTCGAGAAAAAAAATCGATACGCCAACACATTTTCTGGATTGTTTATAAGTGACTATCGTAAAGCTGCCACTTTtccatattttgtactcttgtattaacaacacaaaaaaaagttgggaaaaagccaacaaaatttctaaaaaGGCTAGAATTCCCGCTTTTCACAATTCCCGTAATTCACAAATTTTTCCCGCTTTAGCCTTCAAAAAAAGCCAGTTTTGACGGGAAAAAATCCAAATTGGCAGCACTGGCAATgttcaaaagtttttttttttcttataatgaatagtatttataaaacttactaaaatttaattcattataaATTGTCTTAAATTAAGAACTGTCGACTGTTGATTTGTTAAACTATTGATTATATCACATCttttataacaattatttaacTTAACTCGTTTTTTACTGTATCTTTTCAGGGTTCGGCGTATCGCTGTCTGAAAACTGGCGATCCCATCGATTCGGTGTTGGCGCGAGCGGCGCGAGAAAGCGGAGTTCCGATCAGCGATATACTCGAGAATCTGCCCAATGAGCTCTCCGTCTGGGTTGATCCCGGCGAGGTTTCCTATCGCATTGGCGAAAAGGGTGCCGTAAAGGTGAGACTTGAAGTCGACTCTATGATATAAGAATTACTAATTTAAACTGTATCTCTTTCTTTTAGATACTCTACACGGAGAACAATGAGAATCATGAGGATAGCCATTCGGCGGATCGGGAGGTGAGGAAGACGTTCAATCCGGAGGCGCAATGCTTTCGTCCCATCGATGCGGTCAACACGACCATGAACAATTTGAGCTTAAGCCCCAAGGAATTGCCATTGCCAGCATCGGCAACTGGggcaacaaccacaactgGTGGAGCCAATGGCGCCATTGGCGCAACTGCAgccggaggaggaggagtagTAGCTGGTGCAGCAGCtgtaggaggaggaggaggaggaagtgCAGCCACAACGATGCCCACATTGCCACCATTGCCAGCAACGGCTGCCACAGCATCGGGTTCATCGCCACACTCGACTGCTGGAGCTGCGCAAGCTGGATCATCGAGCTCGCCCACCGCCTATGCCAAGGGCagtcccaatcccaatccccatccccatccaCATGGGCATCCTCATCCCCATCcccattcgcattcgcatcagcatcaacatcagcatcagcatggACATCAACATGCACAACATCCCCATCCACATAGCCACAATCACAATCCCCATGGACATGGTCATGCGAATGCCAATGGCAGCGGCTCTAGCGGCGGCAGTTTGGCTGGTAGCAATAATAATGCgtctgccgctgctgccgccgctacAGCCGCCGCCTTTGTGCAGCGTGCCGCTCAAGCGCCGTTAACATTCACCACGGCCACCTTCGCCCAGACCAAGTTCGGCAGCACCAAGCTCAAGACGAGCTCCAAGCGCACCAACAGGTGAGTCTAAAATAccctgctctctctctctctgagaCTATGTTCCTTTTGGTGTCATTTTAAGAAACAAAGAGTTGACACTTTCAAAACTGTATCAAATTTCTGGGGACTTTATTTATGCCCACTGCCTATAGGGTAGAAAGGAAGGtttgtaacaggcagaaggaggcatctgtgaacccaaaaagtatgctatacaTTTTTGATCGCCAAAACGATTTAGCCattccgtctgtctgtccgtccgtatgaaactttggatctcagagattataGAAGATAAagatatcatttttttttcgacagcaattgttattttcttgaagctaaaattatgaatggtacatacaatcataactaattaaaattgtagaagttatttaaaaaattcttcaGTATGGCAGCACTGTACTCTATAgtctattttgaatgtattgatataccaagtataggcagcgatatattttagtatatttgctgtatatttttggtatattttcagaatatggtcttattaaaaatgggtagcgggtaactcagtcgagcacactcgatatACCACGTATAGCCGtcgatatttttatttagtatttgggcagtatatttttgtagtacaatataccaagtatagccTATGAATTATTTTAGAATGCCAATTACATCTCGAATAAGTTTAAGACTAGAATCAAGCACATTCTAAAAGGTTTTTGGAACTTTACTTGTAcagaaatttcatttaacttaTAAACATAATGTAAAAGGGTTGACTAAAGTGGAAAAACGACAAGTTTtagtagaaaatataaattaaattgtaaataagaggtttttatttttggattatatttattatattaatggatatgttttaatattgaggaattaagttaaattttttGGGAATACTAgcgaaaaatttaattttaaatttgtaaaagatGTAATAGGATAACTTTcattatttcttttacttaACAAATTACGAAGAGAAAACCAAATTTATGGGTCTGAAATCtaatatctattttttttattatgattcTGATTCAGATCAGGCCGTTAATGTTTAATCATGATACTGCTGTGAATgctttaactattttttttatttttgttttttatttttttttttaggaaaAAAATGTAGTTGTAGAATATGTTTTCTTATATCCACAGACAGAGCACACACAGCCAGCGTTAACTATAAGTAACtgtaatgaaatatatatagattttttttatatgggATCGTCAAATAAACTTTGAAGatgaatagtttttttttaataactgtTTAGTTAGATTTCTGATTTGtatgtctttctctctctttcacttgATGTGTGTTGTGACTGTTCTAAATTGTACTCTATCCGTTTGTCTCTTTCTATATTtgtattctctctctctttctctctttctctctctctctcgttctacAGCAGCTCGTATCGCATGTCGCCCACTGAGTTCTCCAACTACATCAAGCAGCGAGcgatgcaacagcaactgcatcaCGGACACGGAGGAAACTCCTCAGTTGCCGCCTTTGGAGCCTTGGATGCAGTTTCTCCGGCTCGTTCGCTTTCACCCAATCCGTTGGCATTGGGCGCTGGCAATGCGGTAGCAGGCAATGGGGCaggagtgggagtgggaggaggaggagcatcGACAGCCGCATCGACTGCTGCTGATCCATTCTATTATCCGAACATGGCGATGGGATTGTACCCCCCCTACAACGGACAGCGTAATCTGTATGAGCCGCCGCACTTTAATGCCGATCCCGCTGGCTTGGGATTGTTTGGAAGCGCCGCAGCTGCCGGCAATAATAGCTACAGTACTTATCTGGAACCTTGCTACTTTGGCAACACTCCAcacaaccagcaacagcagcaacaacagcagcaacaacagcaattggaGCACGCCAACAGCAGCGAGAGTTGCTTCGGTTTGGTTGCCGGAGATGCCGGAGAGTGCAGCGTGGATGAGACCGTTGCCAACGCAGCTGGTGGCGCAGTGAATGGCGAATCATCAGCAGAGGATAGCAGTCcaattgccacgcccacagctgGCGTTGTCGCTGATTCAGtcggagcaacaacaacaacaactaattcCAGCTCCGTTTCCGTATCCACTTCGGGTTCCATCTCCTCGAATGTTGCCACTGTGAATGGTggagcaacagccacagctgGAGGCAacactcagcagcagcagcagcagcaggcagatgcaactgttgctggcgttgctgcaaccaccagcagcaacaccaacaataataacaataataatgccactaacaacagcaacaacaacaagctcaTCGATGGTCTCAGCTCGTTTTACGGCAGCGGTTCGACTTATCAGCAATTGTTGGTCgccaattaaatttgaagaaaagGCGAAGGAAGCAGCAAAAATGCAGTTatcaacaacaagcaacaaaaaaaaaaaaaaaacgatataattaaataaacaatgcgTACTCATCATACGATTAACATAGcagacagacaacaacaaaaagaaatatacgcaaagcaaaaaaaaaaaaaaaaaagttagtctatatattaataatagtaTGTGTATGAAAACAGAAAAGTTATAGTTAGGCACACATATGATTTATGATTTGTTATATCCGAAACCGAAATCGATATCGAAACCTAAACTTGATGCAGCGCTTTAAGTCTTAACGGattgtacatattttataggcatatatatatgtggtttattctatatgtatatgtggcCCTAGgcatacacaaaaaaacaacaaaaaaaaaaaacataaacatacatacatgcatacaaaaaatagtggaaactaaagaaaaatatcTCTATTCATGTTTAAAAAACTGGACaacaacgtttttttttttagaactTTCTAAGCTAATtgtttttttcaaaattgttataCGAATATATTTAgaagaaaactaaaaagatAAAAAGAGAACTTACGACgataataatagcaaaataatCCAAAAACATTGGATAATCCCTGATCATTaagtttcttgtttttttttttattttgtatttttttaattagttgattttgatataaaagaacaaaaagaggaaaaagtTAATCACATTGGATTGAATTTTGCATACCCTTAAATTTTCGAAATGAGTGCAGTAGATAATAATActgcatatactatataatacttaatatactaaatctaGTATAAAAATCGAATGTAAAGAAGTAGGAAGCTGAAAGCAGGTCCGTCCGTTCCAATCCCgtagaaatcaaataaaaaaaaaaaactatcgTCGGCACACCGATGATTATTGAAAACCCTGGCAGATTATGAAACAATATTCGACCGATCATTCCTATGGCAGCTATATGATATAGTAAATCGATCCGGCCAGTTTCAAAAAAGTTTGctacaaattcaaaaaaaaaaacatattacatatgaaaatttaaatatatgaatatatgagtatatgaatatatgagTACatgaatatatgaatatataagtacatgaatatataagtatatgaatatatgagtatatgaatatatgaaCATATAAATTCAGTCAAAACATAATAAACTCTGCTTgggtagaaaaaaaaaaactagaaaaaatttaagtaaaaatgaaaacaccGCCGAAGGGTGACAATAAAAATTCTAGGAACACAAGGATTACGTTGCCTGATCGATGATtttcgatatatatattttgtgctgtaaattttttaattatttctttttttatttttattttttttggttataaGGGTATGCAAACTTCGGCTAGCCGAAGAActaacataatatatatatacatatatatataaatatatatctattatattcatataatattttttgtgtgctaatatgtgtgtgtattactatttgacttcatttttttatatgtgtatgtatatctatttttatatgaacatttgtaatttttataaacaaaaccaaaataaagtaaaaacaattttatactttttatacgGGCTTACGTGAAAATACCTTGTGCTATATAAATGTTTACTTTAATttccaacaaaacaaaaacaaaaaaaatcaaagaaaaaccaaacaaatacgagaaatcaacaaaataagcatttttatttataacaaataaaaaaaaaaaaacgtaaaagaaaaactaaaatatttatatatcaatatgagaaaataattgtaaatatgatTAGAAAGActtttttgtatctttatgttgttctttctttttctctatTCTTTATTTCTATtggaaaaattgcaaataatccCTGAAGTGATCGAAGAGATCGACACAGACATATTCCTTACATTAAGATTATCACATTATAACTACGGTCAGCAATTCCTTCTATAtagcaaaacgaaacgaaacaaaacagaaaacagaaaaagagaaaaaaacataatgttaaatatatatagccgatatacatatatatagatatagatatatctcaatatatgtatgcgtatatatgaataatataaatatatatatatatatatgaatgtgtgtgtgttcctttccctttttttcctttttgtctGCTTACTTTCAATTGCTTCATTCATTGTCTCTTTACACGTCAGTCTATTTTGCAAAATCCAAAGATTGATTTTCTGagaattgcaaaatattgagAAATGTATTCGAATATGTAcctacacatacacacatacatagtgTATCTAAACTTACCActgaaatggaaatttaaagAAACATTTAAGTAccttacaacaacaaagcttCTAACTAAACTGCTGTGATCAAATCCAATAGAAATGAGACATATATTCAAACGATGACAAACTACTCTCGCTACCAACTGTACCCAATGGTAATCGATCCACTGTTATCGATACAATACGATGCGATCGACTTTGAGGTTATGCACGTGCATTGCTCGAATTTATCGGACATTTGctgttatttgttgttcattGTTTATTTGGGTAcagtcagtgtgtgtgtgagtatgtgtgtgtgtgtgtgtttgatcACAGTGGTACAAAAGTACCTACTAAAAACACAGAAATATGCATTCACAATATTGGACATGGATCAcaagaagcaaaaacaaaaacaaaacaaacagaaaaaaaaaacaacttttagatatattagaaaatatgaaaatgaaacacaaacaaacaacaattttgtacttttatatatatatatgattgaatatatatatagaaaccaaagaaaaacaaacataaaacatatatgcctccatatatatataaatatatatacttatactGGATTCTCAATGTGTCGTTTAGTTCATTGGATAAGTCAGTTTgatataagtatatacatacatataaaatctATAGATCAATggtaaaaaccaaaaaagaaaaacactcTTGCCACCAGCTCCAGTTCCGATAACATTTCTGTAACGGAATTCAAGAAttctgcattaaaaaaaatcaagaaaaagagaaagaaataaGAAGAAAAGCGGCCGAACCGAATCtgaaaaaatattctttaaaaaaatatgccaCAAACAAATtctgataataataataataattccatTTGATGATGTTCTATTAAACCGTTCcaatcaatttcaatacaCAATAGATCTATGAGAAGGATTCAGACAGATAACTTTAAATCTGAAAGATGAACGGAATAATACTTTAGATACTTTGAAATATTCCAATACGATCTGCTGGGGTATAAAGTAAACATAAAATGGagacatttctttttttttgagtgttGAGAATTGTAGGGCGTATGAAATTATACagtatatgaaatattatataggcaaaaccaaaaaaaaaaagtaaagtaataataata
It encodes the following:
- the LOC132796174 gene encoding midnolin homolog isoform X2 produces the protein MHIEIQVALNFVISYLYNKLPRRRVNIFGEELEKALRDKFQGHWYPEKPFKGSAYRCLKTGDPIDSVLARAARESGVPISDILENLPNELSVWVDPGEVSYRIGEKGAVKILYTENNENHEDSHSADREVRKTFNPEAQCFRPIDAVNTTMNNLSLSPKELPLPASATGATTTTGGANGAIGATAAGGGGVVAGAAAVGGGGGGSAATTMPTLPPLPATAATASGSSPHSTAGAAQAGSSSSPTAYAKGSPNPNPHPHPHGHPHPHPHSHSHQHQHQHQHGHQHAQHPHPHSHNHNPHGHGHANANGSGSSGGSLAGSNNNASAAAAAATAAAFVQRAAQAPLTFTTATFAQTKFGSTKLKTSSKRTNSSYRMSPTEFSNYIKQRAMQQQLHHGHGGNSSVAAFGALDAVSPARSLSPNPLALGAGNAVAGNGAGVGVGGGGASTAASTAADPFYYPNMAMGLYPPYNGQRNLYEPPHFNADPAGLGLFGSAAAAGNNSYSTYLEPCYFGNTPHNQQQQQQQQQQQQLEHANSSESCFGLVAGDAGECSVDETVANAAGGAVNGESSAEDSSPIATPTAGVVADSVGATTTTTNSSSVSVSTSGSISSNVATVNGGATATAGGNTQQQQQQQADATVAGVAATTSSNTNNNNNNNATNNSNNNKLIDGLSSFYGSGSTYQQLLVAN
- the LOC132796174 gene encoding midnolin homolog isoform X1; amino-acid sequence: MHIEIQVALNFVISYLYNKLPRRRVNIFGEELEKALRDKFQGHWYPEKPFKGSAYRCLKTGDPIDSVLARAARESGVPISDILENLPNELSVWVDPGEVSYRIGEKGAVKILYTENNENHEDSHSADREVRKTFNPEAQCFRPIDAVNTTMNNLSLSPKELPLPASATGATTTTGGANGAIGATAAGGGGVVAGAAAVGGGGGGSAATTMPTLPPLPATAATASGSSPHSTAGAAQAGSSSSPTAYAKGSPNPNPHPHPHGHPHPHPHSHSHQHQHQHQHGHQHAQHPHPHSHNHNPHGHGHANANGSGSSGGSLAGSNNNASAAAAAATAAAFVQRAAQAPLTFTTATFAQTKFGSTKLKTSSKRTNSSSYRMSPTEFSNYIKQRAMQQQLHHGHGGNSSVAAFGALDAVSPARSLSPNPLALGAGNAVAGNGAGVGVGGGGASTAASTAADPFYYPNMAMGLYPPYNGQRNLYEPPHFNADPAGLGLFGSAAAAGNNSYSTYLEPCYFGNTPHNQQQQQQQQQQQQLEHANSSESCFGLVAGDAGECSVDETVANAAGGAVNGESSAEDSSPIATPTAGVVADSVGATTTTTNSSSVSVSTSGSISSNVATVNGGATATAGGNTQQQQQQQADATVAGVAATTSSNTNNNNNNNATNNSNNNKLIDGLSSFYGSGSTYQQLLVAN
- the LOC132796174 gene encoding protein Tob1 isoform X3; the encoded protein is MHIEIQVALNFVISYLYNKLPRRRVNIFGEELEKALRDKFQGHWYPEKPFKGSAYRCLKTGDPIDSVLARAARESGVPISDILENLPNELSVWVDPGEVSYRIGEKGAVKILYTENNENHEDSHSADREVRKTFNPEAQCFRPIDAVNTTMNNLSLSPKELPLPASATGATTTTGGANGAIGATAAGGGGVVAGAAAVGGGGGGSAATTMPTLPPLPATAATASGSSPHSTAGAAQAGSSSSPTAYAKGSPNPNPHPHPHGHPHPHPHSHSHQHQHQHQHGHQHAQHPHPHSHNHNPHGHGHANANGSGSSGGSLAGSNNNASAAAAAATAAAFVQRAAQAPLTFTTATFAQTKFGSTKLKTSSKRTNRKKM